The Henckelia pumila isolate YLH828 unplaced genomic scaffold, ASM3356847v2 CTG_525:::fragment_3, whole genome shotgun sequence genome segment AAAATTAAAATGTGAATAATATTGCTTGTTTTGATATAAGTTATTtcacaaattattattatttttgttttaaaaatatgcACGTATATATACGAATATACACAATTGGCAGCTACGCATCGAATGAAGACAACAATTGCAATGTCAATTGTTCCTTGGGCTAATTGGGAATCAGTTCCTGAGATCAAATATAAATTAAGTATCAGTTTATGtatcaaaaatttttgtttgaacTCCCTGATCTCACTTTTTTTTATGGATAAAAATCGGTACACAAAGTTAAATATACGGtactaatatataatatttgagtaCTCATAATTTCAGATCTagtacaaaaatcaaaattttgagtaTAACATTTGAATTACTTTATTACTACCAAAACTTATTGTACATACATGTTTatgtacaaaatatttatattaaaatatttattcataattttcttGACATATATTAGTATTTTGAAAATCACaaaaattaacaaattttttttgtattaatttaagaaatttgaatacaaaaatatttaatttacatattgatttatatattGTTGACATTAATTCTCTCAAATTGAGTACAAAATcatgatttatatttttagttttatagAGATGAAATATAACACAAAAGGTTTTATACCAAGAAAACAAGTTTTTGTATCAGATTTGAAATAATTAGTACTCAAATTTTATAtgtttgtaccatattttcaattgTTTATACTTATTTTTTACTTTGAAAATTATTTGTGGGCCCAGAGTAGAAACAAACTTTTAATGGATTAGATAgtgcagaaaaagaaaaaacttgACAGGGACTGAATTATAATAAAACATGTGATGGAGAAATTTTTTAACAATTAACCGTTGTTCCTTTGCTCAAGAAGAATTTGTGCACACAAGACATGAAATGTTAATTTGCCAATATTTTTTTGACTAACCTATTGTGTAATAGCATGATTTGAAAGACATTGTGTTAGTCATGAGGTTTATATTGTGCGCATCGAAAGTTAATAGTTGCGAGTTTCCAAATcgaaaaaaacaagaagaagaaaaagaagaagaaagatatATAATGTACAAATAACAAACGGtccaataaattgaaaataattttatggttGTTAAGCTAACTAAACAAGGATTAATATTGTAAGACCCTATCaatataaaaatgaaaattgaTTATTTGGCATTTACATTAAAAGTCAGGAGGATAAAGTTATTTAAAAACAatcaaagaaattaaaattatatatttgtttttggcTAATAAAAATATTCCTAAATATGTTTTGTTAATTCTATTGAGATTTAATCACGGCTATTACACAAGTACTGCTTACTAGTTTGATTAATTATTATGAAAAATAGTCCAAATTATATGTATTGAGAGATAGATAACGATATAGCACGCATTTAGTATAGCTTCGTAGGAAGTTTGTTAATTGGTAGGTATTAATTAGTCTATATAAAGAGAATTTttataatcatttatttttaaatgttaCAAACACTATTATAATATAGCTTTGTAGGATACACACACTAATTtggtttcattttttttatttggtttcatttttttttttggagttcCATAGATTATATATATCAATCATAAGCAACATATTAATCTTTTTTTTACCGTGAAAATGTGCTTTCCCAAGTTTTGGgggacaaaaataaaaatcagtaaatataaatatgaagtcgacaaagtttaattttagtttttctAGGGGGAAGAATACAATTAAAACTTTTTGGAGGACTTTTTGGAATTTTCCCTTTGTTTTTTGGGTTGGCATCGGAATTTCTGATACAATTACAATTTCCATCATCCACCGAACGCTCTACCAAATGGCGAATTCATCAGCATCGGAGGACTTCTCAGTTGTCGTTTTAGCTTCGGATCTCGGCGTAGATGCCCGGCCCTTTCTATCTCCGGCGGTGGCCGAGGAGGAGAACTGGCACGATTGCCCTTCTCTTCTACCCTCCGCCGATGATTTCTCCGATCTCGACGTCCTCCAATTCTTTCGCCTGGAAAGCGGCTGCGATAAATCGGGCTACCCTATTTTTCGAATTGTCGGAAAGTACTTTCCGGGTAAGTTTTTTCTTCGCACTTGAGAAATCACGATGTAAGAGTAAGAGAAATACTTGTTGTGTCTTTTTGTGTTTGTTACCATGATGATCAGGTTcattattttcttaaatttgCCTCAGTATACCGGGCACTTGGACAAAGGAAGTATTTTTATGCGTTTCTGGGAAACTATGAACTGAATTACGATTTACTGATGTTAAAGATGGTGCAAGTGAAGTGGAGATTACAGTAGAGAGGGTTcttgaatttttaatttaatttagtgGTTTTCAGAATATTTGCAGTAGGAGGGAGTGTTTTTATACTTTTATGGGAAAGTTTGGCTGTCACATATATAAGGATTGTAGAGATTAAACTGATACCAGAGACTCCAATTCATCTGCTTTTGATTTTGATAATAGTGAGGCTGACCAAGTGATCACTGCCGGATGTCTGAAATAGAATTCTTTGTGGCTTTCATCgtgattttcaaatttgtcTTGGAAGTGGGTTTTATGTTTTAGTAAAATGGTAATGTAGAGTTAAATTGACTTAGGTGTAAAACAAGACTTTGTTGAAGTACGATTGGGATGAAAAGAtcattcataaaaaataatagtaataataagcATTTCTCTTTATTAAATCTCTTCCCATCTTATATTTTAGTTAGTAACTTGGTGTTGGCCCGTTTGTCCAGAATCTTTTATGAAATGCATCTACCACTAAATAAGAGGTGAAAATTTCTAGTTGATAAATAATAGCTCTGTTTTGAGTTTTAGTCTTCTCATTGTAATGTATTAATAGCCTTGGGACTAACATTCAGTTTTTTACATGAAAAAATGTAGTGAGCTTATGGTTCACTGTTTGCATGTGAAATGTACATTAATTGTCTTTATATCCTTTCAGCTCCCGTGATCGCTGGAGAGAGGCTGAAGAAGTATgtgtttcacaaaattttaactGAGATGCCAGATGGGCCATTTTGCATTGCATACATCCATAGTACTGTGCAGAAAGATGACAATTCCCCTGGCATTACAATTCTGAGGTGGATCTATGAAGAACTACCCGATGATTATAAAGACAGACTTCAGGTCATGTACTTTATTCATCCCGGACTTCGGTCAAGGCTTGTCTTTGCTACACTTGGGAGATTCCTTTTAAGCAAAGGGTTAGTTGTTTTTCTTCTCATGTTTTTTACACAAGAAATATCAACATTGTGTACTAGTACCCCTCTATAATTGAAAAGATAAATCAGTTTTGTGCTACTACAATCTGCATGCCTCTGAATGGTGAGCATCCACTCATTGTGGTCATTTGTTCAACCTAGCAATGGCTTCACAGAAAAAGATTTTGGCTACTTGTTTGCAAGCAATTGCTGGCTGTTCAGATGATTGCTTCCTCTTGTGTCATATTTTCTACCCCTAAAAAAACGACCAAATAAACGCAGAAGCGGTCGCTGCAAGTGCAAAGCACAGCGAAGTGCAATGCCTGCGTGTCAAAGCGCATGACTTCCATGAAGCGTCCGCTTAAGTCCAAATTCTCCAACTGTTTCTTTTACATCTTCCATTCTGTTCTTCAACTTTGAGTTTCCTCAATCATCATGTCTTTTGAATGTCTATTTTAATTTCTATGTAAccagtcaatggaatcaaaataTTAGAGTATCTATAGTTTATTCTGACTTTCCACCCCCTTCTCTTTTTTGTATAGTTTATATTGGAAAATCAAGTACATCAGTCGGCTTCAATATCTGTGGCAAGATATAAAAAAGGGAGATATAGAGATTCCAGAATTTGTTCAAGAGCATGACAAGATCTTGGAGCACAGGCCCCTTACAGATTATGGGATTGAACCTGATCCCTTTCATTTGACCGAGGTGCCTACAACAGCCTATTCATTTGGGAGATATGAATCAGGATGGTCATCTCGAGAACACATGTCCTAGTTTGGTCATGGTTCACTGTACATGGTAATATGGTACAATGGTGTGGTGTGGTGTGCTATACATAATGATACTTCTTCTAGAGGGCTGCAATGGTATTTGAAGCATAGATTGTCTCATCTATTGCTTCCCATATCTTATGTGGTGTTTTCATGGAAAAATGAATTTCCGATGGAATTAGCTGGTTGAATCAGGTCTCAATCATGTTTCTCCTTTGATATTGCCTGTATTCTAAGTAAATTCTGCATAACTGATAATATAAtcttaatataataaaaaaaatcatgttggGAAGATAGCATTTTGCAGGAAAATATGTTTCAGGGTTATACAGAATGGGTTATACAGAATTAGAAGaaactaaatttttttgatgttttaattttgacCGGGCCTCCAGAAAAAATTTTCCTTTGGAAACGGTGACAGGTGATTAGCAGTTGTGTTAAACTGTTTAAGTTGGGTTTGCATGAACTGTAAATGCAGGTACTGTTAAGCCACTCCGTTTGTGGCACACCGATTATAACATGTCGAATGCCGAGCTGTTTATTTCTCGATATAGAATATTGAGTTCCATCATTATTGACAACAACAACTGATTACACATCCATAGACATCCGGAACAAAAAGTTGATACCTTGATACCTGAGTAACAATTTTGTGTTCAATTCACACAAGTAACAGGATCGATTATATTTATAGGAGGTTGTTTTGTCTGCAAGCTGCAATTGCATCATTCATCTTATGTGATTGTTTCTGTGGCGTAATAATGAGTAGTGTTTACTTTGTTGTAACGTTTAGAAAATTTGAGTTGTAGCAACAATATCTTTTGGAACACTTGGTCCATCGTTTGCATGTTTTTGAAGGGGGTTCATATGAGCGGTAATGAACTAGATATTTTTGTTCATTATATGGGAGctaaaatgatatataattgGGATATTAATGTTAAAAACACTTACGCTAGTTCTTGATGAGTTGCAGCTGAGAAAGGAATTAGTTCAAGAAAAGACCTCTGTGTGATGGAACCTATAGCTTGGGAGAACCCAAGATATCTGCACACAGTTGTATATCTATGAAAACAAAATCACCAAAGAAAGTTATACTAATAAAAGCATACATCTGAAACACAGCAGCAGCCATGTCCAAAGTGAGTAAAACAATGCCGATCAATTCAATAGATCCTTGTGGCCCGTGTATCTCAACGTTCAATTAGAAGCATACTTCACACATCCAGCAGCAACACAACGCGAAGAGGCTGCACAAAACAAGGAGGGTCACTAAAGTTAGCAGGTGGCTCCAAACATGTTTCTTTTTGGCGAGTTTTGTTGGACTGAAAATAGAAATGATGGAACTTTGCAATTTGGGGTCTTCTCAGAATTTCAACATATAATTGCTGGTAACCTTTCTTAGAAGTAGTTTGACATGAATATGAGTCAAGGTCTTTACCATCCCTCAATGAATCCCTTGTCTCCTTTGGCTTTTGTTTGTGACCAGCACTTCATCTTCTTCTTATATGCTGGGCAATTTTCCATCGGATAACCTTCATGCAAAAGTTTCAGAAAGGTTAGTTAATGTACAGAAATTATGTgcttttgtgtgtgtgtgtgtgtgagagagagagagagagagagagagagagagagacctGGAGGAGGAGCTTGTGTTGTTTGGTTCTGCATTTTGGAAAATGAATATGCAATGTATGAGGGATTTGTTGAGGATTTTAGTGATGCTTTAGGCACATCAGAGCCTCTcgttatatataaataacacGGTCGATCTCGGATGTATTTTTGGAAGCATTTGTGCATTAGCATGATGTTTTCCCACTTATTTGATGGAAAAGTGAAGAATAATTTAATCATGTTTGAATCAAATGGCAACAAATTGGCGTCTcaagatttaaattttatatctgATCTGCGATTTTTTCAGTTGTTGGATTCCTTGCTTGGTGAAGATTGAAGAATAAAAGGCAAAAAAGGTATTCGATCACAACGCCAAAGTCAATCGAATACACGAAAGTACTGTTGGTGGAATCTTCTTTAGTTCAAAGAGCATATTCTTCATTTCTTATTGATGCATATATTCAAGCAAAACACGTTATTGAAAGAACTCAGAGTATGCGGGTTTATACGTGATACATATGTATATCTATACTTTCTATACTATGTAATGTATCATAAATCTGTccataattttagttttttatattttactATGACGATTTATTAAATGAACATACTACCCTTGTCATGCTAAACATATTAACGTTTAAGCTATCATATACGCTAgattcatcttctttagcatTAAAAGCTCAATTTGTGCCATTTGATATTGTTTTATTTACAAATATGACACTtactttataaaaaatatatattttttgtgaatatttgtttaggaaaacgttatatttttattattttttaattttacaatttattatttattgttttattacttttttaattttacaatttattatttattgtcttttttaaaaaacgAAATATACGAGCATGGAACGCGTGCAGCGGTctagtatatataattattgGGGACCGCATAGCACAAAAATTGAGTTAGGTAGTTTGGTAATTGGTTGTAATACTTTATGGTAAatgaaataattatatattaattgttGTCACCAAATCCTAATTACATATTTTATACTTGGGGTTAGGATTTGCCAAACATCCTAACTATAGATTATCTTTGTGGGCTAATAGCTTTTTTGACAAAAACTTGTAATATTTATTACTGAATAGAAATGTCTCGAATTACAAGTCGATGTACCCAAAGTGGGATATTCCCAGACAcctagggatgacaattttctCCGAACCCGATGGAGAATCCGATACCCGATCCGAATGGAGGAGGGTATGGAGGTGTTTTTTGGACCCGATTAAATAAATGGGTATGGGGATCTCGTATATGGGTATGGAGGCGGATGTAGTGATATCCTACCCATACCCGACCCGATATccgattaaatataatataaatataaatttatatttatttacatattaatttatattaaagaaattctgatttaattttttttgttgaattatgttagttggatttaacaatgaaaattattaatataaatctaATGTTGTTTTGTAGGATAATAATGTTGAGATAAATtatttacaatattttgttatttcttaTAATTCTTAGGTTATTAGGTTAttgatttcttttatcttttattttttttctcttataaatttgatataaaatatgataaataagcatatttttatcaaaataattcaaatttgaacAAATGTATTTGTATGAGGTAGATAGATAAATGGGGGATGGGTAGGGTATAGATATCCGATACTTCGATGGGTATGGAGATGGGGATGAAATTGAATACCCGACGGATATGGGTATGGATATGGGGATGGATTTAATAAATGTGTATGGGGATGGATACGTGATATCCTACCCATACCCGACTCATTGTCATTCCTAGTGACCCAACAAAAAAGTGCAGAAGAAAAAATAGCAAATTTAGCTAAGGAGTAGGCCACTTCATTGACCGATCTCctagcataaaaaaaaatacatcttGATCAAAACTTGAAGCTAATGAATTATTTTTTTGCGCACACAATCCAGCATAACTCAAATCATTTGAAGGCATCGTGATAGTCGGATACTACTATCTTTTCTCTTATTTCTTTACCATCTATATATTcaaggaaaaataagttttttggtctagTAACTTTACTccctttgggttttggtccattaactttttcgatgtgagttttggtatactaactttgcattttcagtgttttttagTTCAACTGTATACATGTCAGCTTTTGATTAGTCAACGTCATCATTTTcgacaaataaaaaattgacaCATAtgtagttggaccaaaaaacactgaaagtgcaaagttaatgtaccaaaactcaaatcagaaaatttaatggaccaaaaccaaaacatggacaatttaatgaaccaaaaaacttatttttcctatATTCAATCCTATCTTTTAAACTTAATCTTTTACAAACATTTCGTTACAATTTTTTTACGGACTTTAGTTGTCGTAAAAATGCGCATGTATTTGCATAAAGATAAGAAAATACGTATATATCCATGGTAGAAAGATTTTATGTTTTCTCAATTTTATCCTAATTAACTATACTTATTTTTGTTCACTTCATATATACTAGCATAACTATTTGAATTCCTTACATATATATCACAACTTCTTAAAAAGATCTATACTTAAAACAcaaggaaaaattatttttttagtcctgtatgtttgtttgtttgcaattttggtcctctatattttcaaaattcagttttagtccgttatctttattttttttggtaattttagtcatttttctgatgtggcaccaatgtAGTGCTGATGTgaagctgacgtgtatagtgtcacgtaagcattttcgaataaaaaaaaaactgaaattgccaaaaatcgaaacatgcatgaataaaactgaaatatgaaaacataaccaaaatcgcaaaatgacaaacataaatTAATGATCAAATTGCAGTTTTCCTAAAACACAATTACGAAAACCAAAACTATCTTCCGAAACATAATAAACCACTTCAcccaaattttaaattaaattacaaatTAATAAACGAAAGTGTTTGGTAGCTAGGAATATCGGATAGGAGTTTTACAtgaatctatatatatatttgagatgAGTATTGAAAGACATGAAAGGCCACCAATTAATGAAGCCATGAGTTTACTTTCACTAAGCTCATGTTTCTACATTAATATTCCAATATCCACAACCCAAACCTCTCCTTTGCTCCACACAGTGCGAGCAAACACATTGGCACAAGGCCGTAAAAACATCACCGGCGGATTTGGCCGTAACTATGGGGAGCCTCAGCCGCAATATCATCAGCAGAGGATCAGAAATATTAAGACCAGAATTAGATCACGACATGAAGTAGTCGGAAAGTATTCGGAAACAGATGTTGTGAACGATGTTGTACATGAAAAGATCAGCTCAAGTAATTATAAACATAGCTTCTTGCACGATCTCTATCTGTTTACACGTCCTTACGTCCCAATGGGATTGGTGAGTACGTAACATTTTCTTTAATTaatatctttatatatatatatatatctatctatCGTGTTAGATTAAAAAATttcgcctatatatatatatgatgccacccgctatattttttttaagagatacgatgaaatatgtatatatttctagagaaatataaatcaaatttggTTATCGGATCGGAGTACTAACAATTTGAAATACAAATGACAGATTTTATGCGTGACATCGGTTTCCACTCTAGCTTTAAGTTCTTGGACTCAGGTGTCTCCTGCTTTCCTTTGGGAAGTCTTCAAGGTCAGAATTTGACCGACCCCATTTAATTTAACAAAATATATAACTCTCATTCTTGTgtgtaaataatataatttcttTGAAATAGATttatgaataattatttaattagggAGATTTTGTATTGTAGCATGTCCggtcaattttttaaaaaaaaaatacactgGGAGCGCCAGATaattaacaaattttaaaacactcccatttttttatatttattatactCTTATTATGCATTTAGAAATATATAGAAAATTAAGATATATAAATTGCAACATCATTTCATTAtaacaaaatcaaagaatatatATAGTAAATGGAAGGGTTGAAGTAATTTGGTGTTTGATCTATATATGTGCAGGCAGTGGTTCCAGTCGTATTGATGTCCATTTATGTTTCCGGAATTAATCAATTATATGATGTTGAAATAGACAAGGTAATACTCAATCTTCGCAATTTCTCTATTTGTTATGATGGATCTCTAAAGCAATCTAATTAGGGTCATGTGCTTGAATTGAATAatgcaaattaaataatttcacgattatttttagggatattattattattattattatt includes the following:
- the LOC140873164 gene encoding uncharacterized protein; amino-acid sequence: MANSSASEDFSVVVLASDLGVDARPFLSPAVAEEENWHDCPSLLPSADDFSDLDVLQFFRLESGCDKSGYPIFRIVGKYFPAPVIAGERLKKYVFHKILTEMPDGPFCIAYIHSTVQKDDNSPGITILRWIYEELPDDYKDRLQVMYFIHPGLRSRLVFATLGRFLLSKGLYWKIKYISRLQYLWQDIKKGDIEIPEFVQEHDKILEHRPLTDYGIEPDPFHLTEVPTTAYSFGRYESGWSSREHMS